From the Pyrenophora tritici-repentis strain M4 chromosome 5, whole genome shotgun sequence genome, the window AATTTCGGTGGCCAGGCTTCAAAGGCGACGTTATCGCCTACCAGCGCCGCGAAATGGCGGTCGTAGAGCCAGCGGACTGTTTTCTCGCTGGCTTGAAGACCGATGGCTACGGAGTTGTCGCGGGTTCCTGATTTACGTTCTGCTTCGTTCGCGTTGCTGTGCGTGTTAGCAGCAGACTATCCGAGATTCTGAGGTACTCACTTGTGCCATCGCACATATCCTAGAAACAAGTCAACACGCATTCTCGCGTATGGTTTCTGCGTAGGATAACTCACCCATCCTGATCATCAAAATATCCCCCCTGCCTAACCTCTGTCCCTTGCCACCTCAACGTCTCCTCAATCTCTTCAATCGGAATCTCGTGCCTCGACACCGCACTCGGCGCTTTCCCCCCCTTCTCCTCCTCATACCACCGCAACCAATCACACAAGACCCCCCCTCCCAACAATACCGCCTCTCTCACACCACTTGTGCGTACCATTCGTCACGCTCTTCGCTGCTTCAGCGTGGGAGAGGCCATTGTAGTACATACCGCTTGCCTGATGAGCAAAATGTTTCAAACTATCCCACTGGGAGCCAGCTTGCGTGTTGATGTGTAATTCATCATCATTTGCGCAAAAGGCAGAGAAGTCGGCAAAGTCAATTTGCTTTTGTTCCATGTGTTTGCGGTTGAAACCGGGGAATTGCACATTGTGGAGTTCCCAATCTAGTTGGATGTGCTCGCCGGTTTTTATCTCGTGCGAGGCGGCGAGGACGACGGTGGGGGTGAGGAGGTTTATTGCTGGGAAAATTTCTTCAGAACCCGGCTTCTTTGAAAGAAGGAGGATATGGGAGTGATggtgaggaggaggaggatcTTACTGCCTACTTCATCTTTCTCGCCGTTTTTGTCGAAGAAACCCCAGGTACTGCCCTGGGGCATATCTTTCACCTTTGGTAGGTCATCGAAGGCGGGGAATTTATACTCTTTGTCCGCCATATTTCAAGTTCCAAACAAGTAGTTTTGTAATCTACAGTAGATAACAGTCACAGTGTATGTATGATAGCTTGAAATGCGGGGTGAGGTCTTCAAGTAGAACGGGAAAGGCCCTTATTTGAACCTCCCCGCACCGCGGCCATACTCCAAGACCCCGCTTTGAGCGGCCGTCCGCATAATGCCGAAGAGTGAATCCTACGTAACGTATATGACGTCGGAAGCCATGATTTAGTGTGGTTGTGGAGATGCTAGCCGATAGCCGGATGTAGATCAGACGTGATTTGGAGATGGTTCCGCGTTTGTCAGGTGGAGGGAACGGCGTTAGCGCGAGTTATGTAATCCGGTCCGCCGGAGGGTCGCAGTACAACGTCTTTACTCACCACTGAAAGATAAAACGCAGTATGAGCGTTATTATTCGTATTAATATGCTTGGGGCTATTGAACATATCCTGGCCTCGAAAATTGGCCTCAAGGATCGGAGCCGCTCCCCCGAGACGTTCCGCAGAACGATAGCCGGTTGACTTGTATGAGATAGGTACACTTCAAAGCCTTGGGCAATCTTGAGAATTTTTAACGTAGTTCCAATAGTCTATCTATGGTACAAAGATCTTAGCTAAACGATGTCCGATGGCAAAGTAAAGATCAATAGTCCCAAATAGGTATCACTTCAGCCTGTATGGATATGTCTTACAAACTCTAATTTCAATTCTACATCAGGATTTTACACAGGAACCTGGTTATATAGTATTTGTTCGTCCGCTTTCCAAAGATAATAGTTTATATCCTCGTATGGTATGGTGTGAATTTCACGAAACGGAATTTGCAGCAGGTAGAGTGAATCCCGCTTCTGATGTGGCCGTCCACAGAACCTTGTCAGAAATCCCCGGAACGTAGGTAGCTGGACTGGACGAGTGGACTTCTTTAGAAGCAAATTACGCACCTACGACCACTGCCTGATAAAGGTCTTATGTAAGGCTTCGGCAGTTTTGCGGCCAAACTCAGGGAGTCGGCGAGACAAGGGTCAGTACCAGAACAAGGCGGCCGCAAGGACGAGGAGTCAGAGTATCGATCCAATCGGCACATTTAGCTTCATCACGGTATGAACGTTTACGTCTCACTATTCATTTAGTATGTTCCCATGTACGGTTATGATGGTTGACTGAAGTTACACATATTTATCCACACCTCTCTGGCCGTCTTCTCCCTAAGATCCCGCTGACATTAGTGATCAAATTAAGTTTAATAAGATACTGTTTCTACGCACTTCTATTGGAGTAAACTGGTGGATTTATAAAGAAGTATTTGTAAGTAGAGTTACAATTCAAGGGCTTGTTGTTTAACTCCGTTGCTAATACCGCACTGCTCCGACGCTAGCGGCGTCGCTTCCCTCGTACAAAAAGGGTTGCGCTCAACCCGATGTATAGACATCTAAAACGCGAACATTCCCATCGCCTTTCCGTTCAGACATATTTAAGCCTCCTGTTTCACAGCCCTTATCCTCTTTGACACCGGTGCTTCATTTTCTCACTTTCCAATCTCACCCTCTAATATCATCCACCGACGCAAGCCACTAACGCCCACTGTATCCGATATGTCTTCTGCTCGATACAGTAGTATGCTCGCGAAGTGTCGAGTACTCGTGCTGGGTGGCTCTTCGGGAATTGGCTTCTCCGTAGCTGAACATGCCCTGTCTCTAGGCGCGATTGTCACCATTTCCTCTTCGCGCCAAGCCAAGCTGGACAAGGCCCTGGAGCGACTGAGGGCTTCGGTACCGGAATCATCGGCTTCTGTGGACGGAATAGTATGCGACCTGTCCGATCTTGACTCTATGCGGCCGAATCTCGAACAGCTGCTGAAGAGCGTTACGGCCACACAGCTACTGGATCACATCGTCTATACTGCTGGCGACGGCATCAAGATCCGACCAGTTTCCGAGCTCGAGGTGCCAGAAATTCAACGCATGGGCCATGTCCGCTTCTTCGGCCCCATGTTACTCGGCGGACTTGCAAAGGCTTACATGAAACCTTCCAAGGCGTCTTCGATTACTCTGACCAGTGGCGTCAATATCCAGAAGCCGGGAAAGGGATGGACTGCGGTTGCGGGCTACGGCGGTGGTACCGAAGGCATTGCAAAAGGTTTGGCCGTCGATCTGGCTCCTATCCGTGTCAACACTGTCAGCCCAGGAGCGGTACACACGGAATTGTTCGACGGCATTCCCCAAGACAGACTACCCGCGGTTCTATCCAGCTTCCGGAAATCGAGCTTGACTGACAGTGTTGGCACTCCAGAAGAGCTATCGGAGGCTTATATTTACTTGATGAGGTGCTCGTTCGCGAGCGGCTCAATAGTTGAAGTGAATGGCGGATCATTGCTAGCAGGGTCTGATGGTGCCTCCATATAGTCTTGATAATTCAGAAAAATTGAAAAGGCTTGAGTTTAAGTTCGATGGACTTCCCGCCAGGGAACGCTTTATGCATATTCATTACAGTGATGTTTGTTCGAAGCGAGCGATAAAACTACTTAGATGTAAATTCTTACGATAGAGACCGTCATACTAAGATGTTCTGACCGAACGGCGTTTTAAACCCATTCAGCAGGTACCAAGTCTACAACGCGCCCGCCGCAGTTGAACCTACGGCTTTGTTCTCTGAGAATACCGCCTGCGCGATAGATACagcagtgatcggaatggtctggtctggtctggtctgagggtacagaccagaccagaccaggtgcttacataaggaccggtccgaccagaccggtccgaccaacaagaccgccaagaatgaggctgaagcaaagaaggaagccgaggaaatgtgttttactactgactgtcaatctagtcgtcttcgttctcactatcctcgatatcgctgttcccctcagcttggggctttccataccaggcccggagacactcgcacgcttctataatatctgccttcagcctaccacggcgatcgacgatagtaagcttcgcgctactaaaaagacgttcgcattcatccgacataggcgagatcgcaaacatgtctagagcgaagcgagcgagatctcgttgggagtcgtagcgagatagccagtacgcaatagcctcattgcaacctgcctcttcgttatgaagccggtcagtagagatgtattgttcatacaaatcagttgtagaaactggagcgtctattcgaatgcgcttatgttcccgctggcgatcaaatgctgggtcaggatctctctccttcctggctggtggtggcagcatctcgacagggtaccttcccttatactctgtctcccagagatgcttcaccgctaattgtgcgttttcaaaccacctcttcttctcttcgtcgccatgaagaacccactcttgcctgaaccatccccacttgcgatatggatcaaggatttgagccgcataatatgccggtggaaggtcagtatcttcagggaatcgattttgccaattcagctgctgattgttatagtactcaacgcactttaaccaagcagcatcagcgcagccttgaaggtacttccatgtaaagttgttatcgtcctcagtgtggatgtcgtggtagtgatccttcgtctcgcttatctcccggagaaggcagtccaaagttgaaaaccagtccgcaagtgacgtcttcttaccttcagaaagcaaagttgcagcatagaagtctttgagagcgagttcaatcttttcaagctcaaaccagtgctgtccatcaagcttaaagttcgcgatccctacggagccctttccaggtacatgacgagccgagaagagctctaaacgttctcgaacatttaatgcacgtgtaatcgaataaaaccatgagttccagcgggtcgagttgttctggataagctcaagcccgtcgaattgcgaaagatctccgccgataataattgtagcaaactcctcacgccgttgtggagtaagcctgatgtatcgcaccaggttgtgaagacgacccaaacatccgaacttcttccagagctcttccaccttcgtatagtcgccacgttgatgatgcttctccagcttcgcaagatacttctcacagtttcgccccataaggaacgcctggcaacagaggttgatgacatggcccaagcaacgcagccggcgatgacgacgttgttttgacttcatccatgggcagagatccttgagtataaactcaacagcggtatcatttgccgaggcattatccagcataaagtatccaatctgatctccgctaatgtcgtattcttccagcaattcaaggaccaccgatccaagattctctccagtatgttcgccgtatatacgtcgcatacctaaagcggtaacacgtcgcatgccggtagtatcaatccacatagcgacgacgcctaggatagcgtaagggtttggtgaagtccagagatcaaaggagatagagatcctactccgtgaatggtgtaggtcctccctaagctgttgcttcttcgatatgaatgcattcattacccagcttcggatagtcttcgcagccttcgggaggtggttgagtagtgccggatttaaaaagaggagtagttcacgaaagtactggttctctaattgaaagaaggcgatatggcagtacacaatccaacgaattagaagctctttaaacttctctactgactccttccagaaaaagatgctggaagcagccccatccttttgctggtcgattatagacttccgtacagaaccctttcgcttgatgccactctggggatcaatctggtgcttctgttccaggtgattccggatcctagaagtgccattgatgacaaacaactcttgcttgctcttcccaaccctgcactcatggcagtaatacacctctttcttatcgctatctcgaatgtattggagtccgtacttccagatgtgtgatgtaccttgacggaaatccttccttgcaattattgcacgtttcacgtacgtgataccgccctgcacgaactcatctggagattcgtgatattgaataggagtgggtgatagtataggggtgggtgatgacgtggggataggagatggagtaagagacgttaaatctagtcttataatattcgatggggacggtgaggttggtgttgaaggctccataacaatagtatataagtaggttgttaaggacttgattgttctatgtaagtagaagacttaccttgatcttaatgactcatattgtgctaaattttctggctagattagtctaagatctagtcacgtggacctatttatagccggaccggtccgatcatctagaccggtccgaccacggtctcaaaaaatcgccagaccagaccaagtcttggcggtctagaccagaccaagaccaagtcagaccagaccattccgatcactgaGATACAGTGATATCGCGTTGATTGGGTGGAGTGGCTAACGTGAGCTATGTTAGAAACAATCAACAATTTGTATCTTTTGAGCTTGGGAACTTTCACTGTCAATAAAGCTCTGAACATGGACTGATTATGATGAACTGGCTGTCTAGAAACATTGCTGATGCGGGCCATAAGCTCATTTCTTCACTCGGACAGATACCCTACAGTGTCAAGCAGTGTCTCGTCCAAGGAGTCTAGCACAAGAAATCAGATTGCTCGTTTCGATTTATGTTAATCTCAATGAAAACTCGCACTTCCCGAGTCGTGCGATAGCCACACTGCAAACAGCTGTGAGGAGGTCTACACGAGAACACGGACGTTACTCATGGTGGCTTGCGGAAGGCTGGTACGAGTCCGTTTTTGTCTTTCTGCATAACATGTTTCTTGTTTTGATAAAGTTGATGCGCTATTTATGTGTCCGTCATCCATCTCTACTCTCAACTTCACATTCAACTTTTAGGACGTCCGCATAAACTTCTACTACAAGATAAAATTTCATTGACACTTGAAACCCTTTGATTGCTACTATTACCACAATGTTTATTAAAAAGCATCTCTAATCAGTGTACTTGTGTACCGGTTAGCAAGTTAACCATTGACTCAAGTCCACTCTCGTGCGCTAGCTTGATCAAAAGCGCTCTTACGTCTTCATCAAGCGTAGCTCCAAGCTCTCCCAAAAATTTGAACATACCGGTATCCTCACGATCGACCGCCATTAAAAAAGCTCCCTGTACAGCAGCGTTTTTACTCTCGCCATATTCCCAAAGTAGCCTAACCAGTGTTTTTGACCCACCCGCTGCCGCGCATTCGATCGCATGACCGAGCTGGGCTCCAGAATCAAGCAAGACCTTGACAATATCCACTTCTCCAGTTCTGACAGCACACGTAAGTGAGTTCCAATACCGGCTCGGGTACCTGCTACTCTTTAATAACTCTGCTGGGTAGCGACGCTGGAATACCGATGCATCAAAACCATGAGAACCTATGCCCTCTCTCTCTATCAGATGCTTGACGATAGCCAGCTTGCCCTGTGCTGCTGCATTCAACAACAGGCCACTCTTATCGTATTGGGTCATGGGCGGATCTGCATCCTGTAAAAGCCGTGTAAACGTTTCTGAATCACTTGTTACCCGGAGCGCACTGTGCATCGCGTTCCGGATACATGTTAGTTCCACTTCGCCCCTGTGCCACGAGTTGTCCAAAGCAATTTCGATCAGTTCGGTATGGTTGTGATGCGCGGCGGAACTCATGATCAACAGAGGGCGATCGCGCAAGGCTGGAGCATCACCGGAGTTGTCGACCATCAGGAATTTGACGATGTCGATGTGACCGCGATAGGATGCGGCGCGGAGTGGCGTTAGGAACATGGAGCTAAAGTTTCATTTATTAGCACAAATATCAATATGAGAATCAGAAAAAGAAGCTTACGGGTTGTCATTATGGTTGCAACCTTCTTCAACAAGCTTAACAACGAGGCTTTTATCTCCGATCCATGCTGCTACGCTGAGAAGATGACGCCGAAATTCGAGAGACGATTCGTCTATCTCTGACTCTGGTAGGTCTGTAATCCCGGCTGTGATCCAGTGTTTCAGTCTGAATGCTGATGTATGTGGGCCCGCCACCATCTTGCAAAGTTCGATTACACATTTTCTGAGTTCATCGTTGAAAACCGTTTTCGAGGTACAACTATATTGTCCGACTGCGGAAATACAGCGATCACGGCAGAGACGGTGCGCAATGAGAAGTAGTATTCTTAACCCCCGACTCTTAGGATGAGTATGCGTCAGCGTTCGGTAGGCGAGGTACTCTACCCAGAGATCTGGGTCCTTGTAGAGGAGAACTTGAGGTTCTTCGCATTCGAGAATGCCAGAATGGAATATGGCAGTGATTGTGATTTCAGCAAAGCGTTCTAATGGCTAAGGTCAAAAGCCGAAACTACCGGATGTAGGCGGATCATCGTGGGAACTAACTGCAAACCAGTCTTAATCGCAGTGAGCGCCTGACACTGCGCATACGTACGGTGTGGGTgacagactccgcaacaatcaatcgattgacatgattgattcctatataggttaaagaattacttcattaggcagcctttaacctagataggaatcaatcatgccgatccgattgattgttgcggagtctggtgGGTGAGAACCGTGGTGAGGAGCTCTGTAGGTAACGAAGTGAGCGAAGGCATTATTTCTGGTACGGTCTGTCAAATTTGGATAAGGCCTAGGTATGTGTACGATACAGTTCGTGAGATGTAGTATAGGGAAGAGCGCTGGGTAATGCGCTTACTATATTCGGCTAGTGGCATTTAACATTCGTCCGCGTTGCTTCGTCCTCACCAGCCCTTCCTATCCCCTCTGTGAAACTGTTGTAATATCAAGTAAGCTATACTATCTAGTATGAATACAGATTAAGTACCCAGCAATCATGGTACTCGTGTGGAGTTGAATCGTATGATCAGACACAAATCCAGCATCATCAAACACCTCTTAGGATTACTCTTATCAATTAATGTAGGACTCAATGTTGCGACTATAAGCTTAACAGCTTGCGCGCTCAGAACAACACGGATAGATTAAGTAGATATCTAGCTGCATCGTTATGGGTCTTAGTACCTTATTAAGCGTGGGGTACAGCTAAGGACGTTCATCCCGTGCTAACCGGACACCGGCCAAGCCTGCCCCACCAGCAGTGAACCTGCCACAATAACCCCTCATCACTGTGGCGGTACACTTATTCTCTTCCTCGTGTTAGCATTATAGCGCATCATGGCCGACCTAGTATCTGGTATCTCTAAGCTTAATCCCTTCTCGAAGAAACCAGTGGACGACGAAGATAAAGGCGAGGCTATCGACGCAGGAACGGTAGCAGGCGGCGGACATGCAGCGCGTCAGTCGCATGTCACGAAAGACAAGCTTCGCGTGAGTGAAGCAATCAAGAGCTATCTCGTCAAAGAAGGCGTCTTGCAGGAGTCTGAAGCTGGGCTCAAAGTCGATGAACCAACGATGGCGTTGCGGGAGTTGCTCGAGAAGAGTCACATCAATGTACCTTCTGAAGTCATTGACAGACACCACCCACTCCCAGAATATTATATCAGCTCATCCCATAACACCTATCTGATGGCTCATCAACTTTTTGGCGAGTCGCATGCCGCTGCATACGAGATCGCGCTTCACACCGGATCGCGTTGCGTTGAGATCGATGCCTGGGACGATGAGAACAACAAGGACGAGCCAAAGGTCACTCATGGCTACACACTCGTCTCCAATATTCCCTTTCGCCAAGTATGCGAGACGATTCGCAACGTCGTAGACGAAGAGGCCGCAAATGAGATGAACGCCGCGCCCATCATGATCTCCCTGGAAAACCATTGCGACGCGCACGGCCAACTTCGTCTCGCACAAATCTTGCAAGAAGTCCTCGGGCACCGACTCCTTAGCAAAGAAATTCGCGACAAGGGCACTCGCGAGCAAGATGATCCTCATAAACATGAGCACATCACGCTTGCAGAATTAGGAAATAAAGTCGCAGTCATCGTGGAGTACCATCTACCCAACGAAGTGGAGAGTAGTAGCAGCAGCGACTCGAGCTCCGATGAAGAAGAGCAAAAGCAAGCTCGTCACGATTATgcagagaagaagaaagccACTAATGCTGGTGTCATTATTCCAGAGTTGGCTGAACTAGGTGTTTATGCGCAATCGGTCAAGCCTGTCAACAACTCATGGTTTGAAAGCGAGCTTGAGAATGCCCCTCACCACCAGCTCATCAACGTTTCAGAGTCCGGTTTGAGAGCTCACCTTCCCGCAAATAGCGCAAAGATCGCGCGTCATAATGCCCACCATCTGATGCGCGTATACCCCAAAGGCACCCGTATCTCTTCCAAGAACCTCGCACCAGTGCCATTCTGGGGAATAGGCGCTCAAATTTGC encodes:
- a CDS encoding Pfs, NACHT and Ankyrin domain protein, yielding MVAGPHTSAFRLKHWITAGITDLPESEIDESSLEFRRHLLSVAAWIGDKSLVVKLVEEGCNHNDNPSMFLTPLRAASYRGHIDIVKFLMVDNSGDAPALRDRPLLIMSSAAHHNHTELIEIALDNSWHRGEVELTCIRNAMHSALRVTSDSETFTRLLQDADPPMTQYDKSGLLLNAAAQGKLAIVKHLIEREGIGSHGFDASVFQRRYPAELLKSSRYPSRYWNSLTCAVRTGEVDIVKVLLDSGAQLGHAIECAAAGGSKTLVRLLWEYGESKNAAVQGAFLMAVDREDTGMFKFLGELGATLDEDVRALLIKLAHESGLESMVNLLTGTQVH
- a CDS encoding FabG, Dehydrogenase with different specificities (related to short-chain alcohol dehydrogenase), producing MSSARYSSMLAKCRVLVLGGSSGIGFSVAEHALSLGAIVTISSSRQAKLDKALERLRASVPESSASVDGIVCDLSDLDSMRPNLEQLLKSVTATQLLDHIVYTAGDGIKIRPVSELEVPEIQRMGHVRFFGPMLLGGLAKAYMKPSKASSITLTSGVNIQKPGKGWTAVAGYGGGTEGIAKGLAVDLAPIRVNTVSPGAVHTELFDGIPQDRLPAVLSSFRKSSLTDSVGTPEELSEAYIYLMRCSFASGSIVEVNGGSLLAGSDGASI
- a CDS encoding 1-phosphatidylinositol-4,5-bisphosphate phosphodiesterase gamma 2 — its product is MADLVSGISKLNPFSKKPVDDEDKGEAIDAGTVAGGGHAARQSHVTKDKLRVSEAIKSYLVKEGVLQESEAGLKVDEPTMALRELLEKSHINVPSEVIDRHHPLPEYYISSSHNTYLMAHQLFGESHAAAYEIALHTGSRCVEIDAWDDENNKDEPKVTHGYTLVSNIPFRQVCETIRNVVDEEAANEMNAAPIMISLENHCDAHGQLRLAQILQEVLGHRLLSKEIRDKGTREQDDPHKHEHITLAELGNKVAVIVEYHLPNEVESSSSSDSSSDEEEQKQARHDYAEKKKATNAGVIIPELAELGVYAQSVKPVNNSWFESELENAPHHQLINVSESGLRAHLPANSAKIARHNAHHLMRVYPKGTRISSKNLAPVPFWGIGAQICALNWQTFGASSQINEALFAGSGGYVLKPAALRAGGSGNLSTGRRKKLRLHVAGATDVPLPKDREHDDIKPYLTCTLVHPNDLNNMPPKRKTAGYKPHKLTGFLHKDNSPATDPIWKEVLEWEYDDNELVFLRLLIKSDDSFARNPIFAVSAIRLMYTVPGWSFIRMLDLGGHETTCTLLVKFELLDL